The following are encoded in a window of Astyanax mexicanus isolate ESR-SI-001 chromosome 6, AstMex3_surface, whole genome shotgun sequence genomic DNA:
- the LOC103031342 gene encoding tumor necrosis factor receptor superfamily member 11B isoform X1, whose amino-acid sequence MPLRTAMKLHMLFVMSFALAHHETPKYQHRDPITNKMLLCDQCPPGTALERHCTPSEETVCTPCPERRFAEHWHWGDSCQYCTSVCKERQIVQRECNSTHDRICECIDGYHLVVEFCVQHTACPPGSGASVLGTPESDTVCEKCPQGFFSSVASATEPCLPHRDCSRLGLKTLRPGTATQDTVCESDHTFDCSDQHTDCHNDITLCEEVIFQFLSSPTLASVSVERLLESLPGRRVDWKSVEHLKKTCSPQQQALYLLRLWREQNRDQDKLHIIIQGVNHCERKVSRCTGLKNMTLGHLLMLVDTLPGEKVSEEAVRALALSCPSHRYIVQLLHLWKSQNSGQDLAKALSHSLRKLRSRGAPRAMLRTLKQIVRIINASPVHRVYEKMIVKLLQDSSCFKSKLYND is encoded by the exons ATGCCGCTGCGGACAGCGATGAAATTACACATG ctttTCGTCATGTCTTTCGCATTGGCCCACCATGAGACACCCAAGTACCAGCACCGTGACCCTATCACCAACAAGATGCTTCTGTGTGACCAGTGCCCACCAGGCACAGCTTTGGAACGACACTGCACTCCCAGTGAGGAAACCGTCTGCACCCCTTGCCCTGAGAGGCGCTTCGCAGAGCATTGGCACTGGGGAGACAGCTGCCAGTACTGCACGTCAGTCTGCAAGGAGAGACAGATTGTCCAGAGGGAATGCAACAGTACACACGACCGTATTTGTGAATGCATCGATGGTTACCATCTGGTGGTGGAATTCTGCGTCCAGCATACAGCCTGTCCGCCAGGGTCAGGTGCCTCTGTGCTGG GCACACCTGAAAGTGACACAGTGTGCGAGAAGTGTCCCCAGGGCTTTTTCTCCAGCGTAGCCTCAGCCACAGAGCCCTGTCTGCCCCACCGGGACTGCTCTCGACTGGGCCTGAAGACCCTGAGGCCAGGCACAGCCACCCAGGATACGGTCTGCGAGAGCGACCATACTTTTGACTGCTCAGATCAGCACACTGACTGCCATAACG acatcaccctttgtgaGGAGGTCATATTCCAGTTCCTGTCATCTCCGACACTTGCCTCTGTATCTGTGGAGCGTTTGCTGGAGAGCCTGCCCGGGCGACGGGTGGACTGGAAGAGTGTGGAGCACCTGAAGAAGACCTGCAGCCCGCAGCAGCAGGCCCTGTATCTGCTGCGTCTCTGGAGGGAGCAGAACAGAGACCAAGACAAGCTGCATATCATCATACAAG GTGTGAATCACTGCGAGAGAAAGGTGTCTCGCTGCACTGGCCTGAAGAACATGACACTGGGACACCTGCTGATGCTCGTGGACACCCTACctggagagaaagtgagtgaagaAGCCGTGCGGGCGCTGGCTCTCTCGTGCCCTTCGCACCGCTACATTGTGCAGCTTCTCCACCTGTGGAAGAGCCAGAACAGTGGCCAGGACCTGGCCAAGGCTCTGTCCCACAGCCTGCGCAAGCTACGCTCGCGAGGAGCCCCGCGGGCCATGCTGCGGACTCTGAAACAGATCGTCCGCATCATTAACGCCTCCCCTGTACACCGCGTGTATGAAAAAATGATCGTTAAATTGCTTCAGGACAGCTCGTGCTTTAAATCCAAACTCTACAATGACTGA
- the LOC103031342 gene encoding tumor necrosis factor receptor superfamily member 11B isoform X2, producing MSFALAHHETPKYQHRDPITNKMLLCDQCPPGTALERHCTPSEETVCTPCPERRFAEHWHWGDSCQYCTSVCKERQIVQRECNSTHDRICECIDGYHLVVEFCVQHTACPPGSGASVLGTPESDTVCEKCPQGFFSSVASATEPCLPHRDCSRLGLKTLRPGTATQDTVCESDHTFDCSDQHTDCHNDITLCEEVIFQFLSSPTLASVSVERLLESLPGRRVDWKSVEHLKKTCSPQQQALYLLRLWREQNRDQDKLHIIIQGVNHCERKVSRCTGLKNMTLGHLLMLVDTLPGEKVSEEAVRALALSCPSHRYIVQLLHLWKSQNSGQDLAKALSHSLRKLRSRGAPRAMLRTLKQIVRIINASPVHRVYEKMIVKLLQDSSCFKSKLYND from the exons ATGTCTTTCGCATTGGCCCACCATGAGACACCCAAGTACCAGCACCGTGACCCTATCACCAACAAGATGCTTCTGTGTGACCAGTGCCCACCAGGCACAGCTTTGGAACGACACTGCACTCCCAGTGAGGAAACCGTCTGCACCCCTTGCCCTGAGAGGCGCTTCGCAGAGCATTGGCACTGGGGAGACAGCTGCCAGTACTGCACGTCAGTCTGCAAGGAGAGACAGATTGTCCAGAGGGAATGCAACAGTACACACGACCGTATTTGTGAATGCATCGATGGTTACCATCTGGTGGTGGAATTCTGCGTCCAGCATACAGCCTGTCCGCCAGGGTCAGGTGCCTCTGTGCTGG GCACACCTGAAAGTGACACAGTGTGCGAGAAGTGTCCCCAGGGCTTTTTCTCCAGCGTAGCCTCAGCCACAGAGCCCTGTCTGCCCCACCGGGACTGCTCTCGACTGGGCCTGAAGACCCTGAGGCCAGGCACAGCCACCCAGGATACGGTCTGCGAGAGCGACCATACTTTTGACTGCTCAGATCAGCACACTGACTGCCATAACG acatcaccctttgtgaGGAGGTCATATTCCAGTTCCTGTCATCTCCGACACTTGCCTCTGTATCTGTGGAGCGTTTGCTGGAGAGCCTGCCCGGGCGACGGGTGGACTGGAAGAGTGTGGAGCACCTGAAGAAGACCTGCAGCCCGCAGCAGCAGGCCCTGTATCTGCTGCGTCTCTGGAGGGAGCAGAACAGAGACCAAGACAAGCTGCATATCATCATACAAG GTGTGAATCACTGCGAGAGAAAGGTGTCTCGCTGCACTGGCCTGAAGAACATGACACTGGGACACCTGCTGATGCTCGTGGACACCCTACctggagagaaagtgagtgaagaAGCCGTGCGGGCGCTGGCTCTCTCGTGCCCTTCGCACCGCTACATTGTGCAGCTTCTCCACCTGTGGAAGAGCCAGAACAGTGGCCAGGACCTGGCCAAGGCTCTGTCCCACAGCCTGCGCAAGCTACGCTCGCGAGGAGCCCCGCGGGCCATGCTGCGGACTCTGAAACAGATCGTCCGCATCATTAACGCCTCCCCTGTACACCGCGTGTATGAAAAAATGATCGTTAAATTGCTTCAGGACAGCTCGTGCTTTAAATCCAAACTCTACAATGACTGA